The following are encoded together in the Zingiber officinale cultivar Zhangliang chromosome 8A, Zo_v1.1, whole genome shotgun sequence genome:
- the LOC122011391 gene encoding homeobox-leucine zipper protein HAT9-like encodes MDDEPTYSETTLSLKLSYRDPDPPRRPIFEGCSSAARPDDPALSLGDRGGARKKLRLSKEQAALLEDMFKEHSTLNLKQKQALAGQLKLLPRQVEVWFQNRRARTKLKKTQVEREILRKCCDALREENKRLRKELHELKSTKCPATRFTRPPQAALVICSSCKKVINDEGGNSDGTEGSGSVSAEVAKPRFFNLFAHSTS; translated from the exons ATGGATGATGAACCAACCTACTCAGAAACCACCCTCTCCCTCAAACTCAGCTATCGTGATCCCGATCCTCCGCGGCGACCGATATTCGAGGGTTGCTCATCGGCTGCTAGGCCCGACGACCCGGCTCTTAGTCTTGGCGACCGAGGAGGAGCGAGGAAGAAGCTGAGGCTATCCAAGGAGCAAGCTGCCCTTTTGGAAGACATGTTCAAGGAGCATTCCACTCTCAATTTG AAACAAAAGCAAGCGTTAGCCGGGCAGTTGAAGCTTTTGCCAAGACAAGTAGAAGTGTGGTTCCAAAACAGGAGAGCAag AACTAAGTTGAAGAAAACCCAAGTGGAGCGCGAGATTCTAAGGAAGTGTTGCGACGCACTTAGAGAAGAGAACAAGAGGTTGAGAAAGGAGCTGCACGAGCTCAAGTCCACAAAGTGTCCCGCAACACGGTTCACACGACCACCTCAAGCGGCCTTAGTGATATGTTCATCGTGCAAAAAGGTCATCAATGACGAGGGTGGCAATAGCGATGGCACCGAAGGAAGTGGATCGGTTAGTGCGGAGGTGGCTAAGCCTCGCTTCTTCAACCTGTTTGCCCACTCGACCTCTTAG